The Bremerella cremea sequence GAGCGCGTCGCAGAAGCCAAACTCAAACGAGGTTTGTTCCCATAAAGCTTACGGGAACAAACCACCTGTTTTCCATGGCACAGACGAGTTAGCGTTGCAGCTTCTCGTCTGTGCTTTCAAAGATCTTGTCGGCGCTCTTGGCGACGAATCCTTCAAACAGCTTACCATCGGGCAGCTTGTAGCGGCGGGCGAACTCGTAGTAACAGCCGGGCACCTTCTGAGGGCCATCGGTAAATGGCACTTCGACCACCGAGGCAACCGTCGAGGATTGTTCGAGATAGACCTCTGGCGAGCCTTTGATGGCTCCTCCTTCTTGGTTCAGGGCAAATCCGTTGCTAATCAACAGGTCGTTCAATTCCTGCAGCGAAGCAACCGTCGATAGTTCGTTTACATAGACGGTGAAGTGGTTTGCACAGAATCCATGCGCAGCCATCCAAGCGGCGTACTCGCTCTCTTTTTTAAGCAATTCGTAGTCGGCGAAGGAGGTTTGCCAGACGCGGCCTTCTGAACAGAGCGGACCGTGGAACTCTCCGTCTTGAGGCAATTGGTCGAGCAGCCGATCGATGGCGGCGCGGATGGGTGCCGAGAGCTTATCGAGCAGAAGTTCGCTGATAAAGATTTTCGGCAACGTTGGATCTTGATGCTGAAAATGCTTGGCGTAGAGCTTTTTTTCTTCGAAGTGATATTCCCCGCCAACCTCGTAGCCAGCCTCTAGAAACGGTTTGGCTAAGCGATCGATACCGATCCGAGGGTCTTGGAAAGTGCGGAACGCAATGTGATCGTTCTGAATCGCCTCTCCTCGTTCGGTCAGCAGCTTGACGATTTGGTCAGCCTGAGGGTTGATGCGACGATAGACGTCCCAAAGTTGATTGATAAGCAGTGGGATTGAAACAGCCATGATCTTTCTCTGTAAATAGAGGTTCTCGATAGGAGAATTCTATCGTCCTTCTCTTGTGGAGCAATGCTATGAACCGTTCCCGCTTGGTTTAAGACGGCAAAGAACACATAAGATGCGATAAGTATTTTTGCTTGATATCACGATCCATGAAAATGGTTGACGCCGCACGTCTGATCGGCGAGACTTGGAGGCTCCACCCAATTCCACCTCCCTCCCTTCCCACCTTCCAGCGAGCATCGTATGAAACGAACTGCGACCCGTCGTCAATTCATCAAAGGGCTAAGTGTCGCCACGGCGGCGTTGGCCTTGCCTGCGGCACAGTATTCCCGCGTTTTAGGGGCCAACGAAAAGCTACGTGTCGGTAGTATCGGTACCGGTGGCAAAGGTTGGAGCGACTTGAACGGCGTCGCTGCGAGCCCTGCCGTCGAAGTGACGGCGCTCTGCGATATCGATAGCTCTGCAGCCCACCTGGGCCGGGCCGCCACGAAGTATTCTTCTGCGAAAACGTATGCCGACTGGCGCAAGCTGCTCGATAACCAAGCTGAAGTCGACGGCGTGATCGTTTCAACGCCCGACTTTATGCACGCTCCGGTCTCGCTGGCGGCAATGCAGTTAGACAAGCATGTCTTCTGCCAAAAACCGCTCACGCA is a genomic window containing:
- a CDS encoding DUF1338 domain-containing protein; the protein is MAVSIPLLINQLWDVYRRINPQADQIVKLLTERGEAIQNDHIAFRTFQDPRIGIDRLAKPFLEAGYEVGGEYHFEEKKLYAKHFQHQDPTLPKIFISELLLDKLSAPIRAAIDRLLDQLPQDGEFHGPLCSEGRVWQTSFADYELLKKESEYAAWMAAHGFCANHFTVYVNELSTVASLQELNDLLISNGFALNQEGGAIKGSPEVYLEQSSTVASVVEVPFTDGPQKVPGCYYEFARRYKLPDGKLFEGFVAKSADKIFESTDEKLQR